In Leucobacter sp. UCMA 4100, one DNA window encodes the following:
- the nrdH gene encoding glutaredoxin-like protein NrdH has translation MDTITVYSKPHCVQCTATYRALESKGIPYRVIDLTENPEAVEAVKALGYLQAPVVVAKAGHHWSGFRPDLIGKLAG, from the coding sequence ATGGACACCATCACCGTTTACAGCAAGCCCCATTGCGTGCAGTGCACCGCGACGTATCGGGCACTCGAAAGCAAGGGGATCCCCTACCGGGTGATTGACCTTACGGAGAACCCCGAGGCCGTGGAGGCAGTCAAAGCGCTTGGCTACCTGCAAGCGCCCGTAGTGGTAGCAAAGGCGGGGCACCACTGGTCAGGGTTTCGCCCTGACCTTATCGGGAAGCTCGCAGGCTGA